Within the Parus major isolate Abel chromosome 18, Parus_major1.1, whole genome shotgun sequence genome, the region ACaataatatacaaaaaaaaaaaaacccaaaacaaaacaaaacaaaaaggtaaGTTTCACAAAGAGAAGGATCTtgcaaccaaaaccaaaccaaacttACCTAAAGACAAAATATGATTTAAAGGACAGGTCTTTTAAGttacagaaatactttaaaaagatcTGCTTTTATACAGAAATAGAAAGATGCCATATTATAAGAGtgctttaagatttttttttctcctactgaatccctaaaaaaaaaaaaaaagttaacaaatatatcattattttttttttttaaataaaaaaagtctgctgtcttttttaaaaagcaatccTTAACTGTTCAGCCACAGCTTCACCAAAATCAGTGTCCCCCCCACCTCTCCCAGGcagttttttgggggggttgaAGGCTAAAACGGTGCcacccctgcagcagggctggggtgtgGGGCTCGTCCTTGCACGAGCTCGTGTGTCCCAGAGAGCTGAGGCAGGAAACAAGGCAAATGATTCAGTGATCCGCTACATTTGCAATCTTTAGTTTGtacaaatctcttttttttttttttttNNNNNNNNNNNNNNNNNNNNNNNNNNNNNNNNNNNNNNNNNNNNNNNNNNNNNNNNNNNNNNNNNNNNNNNNNNNNNNNNNNNNNNNNNNNNNNNNNNNNNNNNNNNNNNNNNNNNNNNNNNNNNNNNNNNNNNNNNNNNNNNNNNNNNNNNNNNNNNNNNNNNNNNNNNNNNNNNNNNNNNNNNNNNNNNNNNNNNNNNNNNNNNNNNNNNNNNNNNNNNNNNNNNNNNNNNNNNNNNNNNNNNNNNNNNNNNNNNNNNNNNNNNNNNNNNNNNNNNNNNNNNNNNNNNNNNNNNNNNNNNNNNNNNNNNNNNNNNNNNNNNNNNNNNNNNNNNNNNNNNNNNNNNNNNNNNNNNNNNNNNNNNNNNNNNNNNNNNNNNNNNNNNNNNNNNNNNNNNNNNNNNNNNNNNNNNNNNNNNNNNNNNGATTATCACGGGGCTGCTTTAAGGCTTCTCAGCAGCTTCGGGGCTGCTCCACggattgatttctttttttggggggggtttattttttattttttccctcctctttttttgtttttcttttaaggctcgaggttatttaaaaataaagtgaagtTCTCCTCCTGGCTGGTTTTGCTACGagttagaaaaataaagccTCTCCCATGCTGGTCCCTGCCCCAGTGCTGGGTTCCCAGGGCAGAGCACGCTGgtttagtttcatttttagAGCAAAAAAAGACACTTCTCTATACAAAAATACCTCTGCAAGAAAACCTAGGGCTGCTCCACTaagtgtcattttttttttttttagctgttggaaaaataagagcatttcaaaaaaaaaaatctctaaaaaatAGGTATAAATCCCCTCAAATTGGTAACGAATCATACACAGTacatactaaaaatatttaaaatagagaaTATTCCTCACAGAGGACTCCGAGCTTTCTCTTTTAccccccatttttttcttctttttttttttttttttttaatttttttttgtctttcttttaattactgctataaaaacaacaacaaaaaaaatcattacaaaaGTCCAGAGAAGGAGCCAGCTGGGCGGGTTGGGTGGAAATCTCTGAAGCAGAGTTCAAGTCCAGTCCTTGGCAAGTCTGTCCCAAATTTTGGGGCTGGGAGCGGGTGCTGGAGGATGCTGTAGTGCAGAAGGCTCGAGGCgctctctcctccctgccagcttcCACGTGAGTCtgtttttaatcattatttcaACTACACAATTTCAATTTCAAACACCGAACCAGTCCGAGGCCACTCGTTCTCGCTGCTTCCGCTCTCTTCCCATCcgaaaattttcatttttgccgGGTTGCTGcgttgatttttttattattattatttattttttttttgaaaacttttttttttcctctctctttttttttttttaaaattttttttgccGGCCTTTTTCTCCCCCGCCAGCTCTCTCAGGGCCGGGTGAGCTGCGTGTAGACgggctgctcccagtgctgcgGGCTGTGGGTCTGGGGGATGGAGGGCACCCCCGCCGTGTCTGCGATGGGGGTGTACATGGGGCGCTGCGTGGGGCTCATGTAGCTGAAGGTGGAGTAGAGCCCGCTGCCCTGCCCGGCGTGGCTGTAGTAGGAGCCCGAGGAGCCCTGGTGCTCGCCGTACTCGTACTGAGCGCGGCTGATGCTGGGGTAGGACGAGCTGTAGTGCTGCAGGTTGAAGGAGCCGtagcccagctgctgctgctgctgctgctgctgctgctgctgctgctgctgctgctgcggggagtgctgctgctgctcgcTGTAgtggctggggctcagctgctccGTCTTGATGTGCgtcctttgctgctgctgctgctgctgctgcgggcCTTGCTCCGCGCTCAGCGCCTGCTGCTTCGACATCCACACGTGGCCGGCGGCCGGCGGCGTGCCCGCGGCGCCGCTGATGCCGTAGCTGCCCGTGTAGGTGACCTGGCCGGGCTGCCCGGGGTGCCCGTTGGGCGGCAGGTACTGGTCGAACTCGTTGACGTCGAAGGTCTCGATGTTGGAGATCACGTCGCTGCTCAGCTCGCCGATGTCCACGTCGCGGAAGTCGATGTGCGGCGGCTGCCGGCCGCCCTCGCCCAGCGAGCGGCCCTCGCGCTTCAGGTCCTGCTTGCTTGGCTGCGGGTCCGTCTTGGGGGTGGTGGGGGGCGTGGGGGGCCCCTGGGACTGGCCTGgggggggaaggagaggggtgAAGGCGTGGAAGGCTCGCTGGTGCTCCGCGCGCAGCCCAGGTGCGAGGGACGCCGACCCCGGCCCCGTCAGCACCGCCccgggcaggagctggagcacgGCCACGGCTTTGGGGTGGCTTTTTGGTTCTTCAGAACCGGGGGTTCGTGCTCCTCGCCCGCAGCCGGGGGGAGGTGGCTGCGGTGGCGCGCTGGGGTGAGGATTTGCGTGCCCAGGTTACGGGCACGGCTCACGGGAAGCTCTCCCCGCTCCTCACCCCATTCCTGgctctttcccttcccctccctcacccAACCCCGACTCCAGCCGCAGCTTTGGGCGGCTGTGCCGTGTCTCCGGAGGCTCCGGGGGTACCTACCCGAGTGCTCCCCGGGCGAGTGCACCTCGCTGATGCTGGAGGAGGACTGGGGCGAGTCTGCCTGCAGCGCCTTGAAGATGGCGTTGGGGGAGATGTGGGTCTGCTCCGCGCCCTCCTCCTGCTCCGCCTGCCCGTTCTTCACCGACTTCCTCCGCCGGGGCTGGTATTTGTAGTCGGGGTGGTCCTTCTTGTGCTGCACCCGCAGCCGCTCGGCCTCCTCCACGAACGGGCGCTTCTCGCTCTCGTTCAGCAGcctggggggacacggggggcGAGGGGTCACTCGTGGGGGGCGCCGAGCGGTGACACCGGTGTCGAGCCCTCCTTCGGATCCCCCCAAAGAGCGATGCAAAGCCCACCCCCCCACAGCCTGGAGCCCCCGTCCGGGACACTCGCGGGTTGTCACCCCCTTGTCCCCGGCGCTCTCCGCTTGTCGCCCCTCTCGTCCCCCGCATTCCTTCGGTGCCCAGCCCGGGGCTGCAGCGGGGTCCAGCCCTCGCCCTGCCCACCCTGCGGGCACATCTCGCTGTCCCCGGGCGCTCTGGGGACATCGCTGCCTGCCAGGGACAGATTTCAGCTCTCCAGGATCCCCCCCCGCACTGTCCCCGAGGACGCGGTGGCCCAGGTGACTCACTCGCCTTGTGTTTTCCTGCCCTCCCCGCCTTATTCTGGCACTCGGAGGCCACCCGGCCCTGCGCCACTCACCGCCACCACCCTCCCCGCATCGCCCCGCGCTCCctccggcccggcccgggctgATGcaatccccaaaatccagcGTTTCCTCCGCTCCGGCAGCGCAAGCGAACAACGGCGGGGGCAGCCCGAGGGGCTCCGCCGGCCCCGGCCATCTCTCGGGGCACAGAAACCACTTCCAACACCACAAAGCGAACTTTTCCCTACTTTCCCCCGCTCCTATTCCTCCTTCTCGCCCGAACAAAGTTTTGCACTCCGcgaaaaaaaagtttttcagcGCCTTTTCCAGGCTCGCACCATCCTCTTCCTCGCCGCGCTCTGCATCCCGGCTCCGCACTCACCTCCAGAGCTTGCCCAGGGTCTTGCTGAGCTCGGCGTTGTGCAGGTGCGGGTACTGATCCGCCAGCTTCCTGCGGGCCGCCTGTGCCCACACCATGAAGGCGTTCATGGGTCTCTTGACGTGCGGTTTGTTCTTGCTGGAGCCGTTCACCCGCACCGGCATCGGCACCAGGGTC harbors:
- the SOX9 gene encoding transcription factor SOX-9, with amino-acid sequence MNLLDPFMKMTEEQDKCISDAPSPTMSDDSAGSPCPSGSGSDTENTRPQENTFPKGDPDLKKENDEDKFPVCIREAVSQVLKGYDWTLVPMPVRVNGSSKNKPHVKRPMNAFMVWAQAARRKLADQYPHLHNAELSKTLGKLWRLLNESEKRPFVEEAERLRVQHKKDHPDYKYQPRRRKSVKNGQAEQEEGAEQTHISPNAIFKALQADSPQSSSSISEVHSPGEHSGQSQGPPTPPTTPKTDPQPSKQDLKREGRSLGEGGRQPPHIDFRDVDIGELSSDVISNIETFDVNEFDQYLPPNGHPGQPGQVTYTGSYGISGAAGTPPAAGHVWMSKQQALSAEQGPQQQQQQQQRTHIKTEQLSPSHYSEQQQHSPQQQQQQQQQQQQQQQQLGYGSFNLQHYSSSYPSISRAQYEYGEHQGSSGSYYSHAGQGSGLYSTFSYMSPTQRPMYTPIADTAGVPSIPQTHSPQHWEQPVYTQLTRP